In Methanocalculus alkaliphilus, a single window of DNA contains:
- the dnaJ gene encoding molecular chaperone DnaJ produces the protein MVAESYYETLGVPKNASEKDIKKAYRNLARKYHPDVCKDEGAEDRFKKINEAYSILSDTEKRRQYDQLGHEAYTNASKGSYSGAGGAGYGFSSDFAGFGDIFDSFFGGRGQRGGPQRGSDLLMRVSVSLRDAVFGIDRDIRVMHAEPCPACDGSGSANKRVKTCARCGGSGQMRSVSQSLFGQFVRMTTCTECGGRGKIPEETCTSCSGSGHTQVQRTVTVHIPAGVETGMRLKMDGYGEAGDFGAPAGDLYIEILVEPDTRFDRKGDNLETGVEVSPAQAALGSEVEIETIDSRKVSLKIPPGIQYGTALRIPGEGVRRRGRPGDLLVRVVVVTPKSLDGDLRELYEKIREIEIGAEGKGSTSKTKKGFFEKVMGR, from the coding sequence ATGGTTGCGGAGAGCTACTATGAAACCCTCGGCGTTCCCAAAAACGCATCGGAGAAGGATATAAAGAAAGCCTACCGCAACCTTGCCCGGAAATATCATCCGGATGTCTGCAAGGATGAGGGTGCAGAGGATCGGTTCAAGAAGATCAATGAGGCATACAGCATCCTCTCCGATACTGAGAAGCGGCGCCAGTATGACCAGCTCGGCCATGAGGCATATACCAATGCCTCAAAAGGCAGTTATAGTGGGGCTGGCGGGGCAGGGTATGGCTTCTCATCAGACTTTGCCGGCTTTGGAGACATATTCGACTCCTTTTTTGGAGGGAGAGGGCAGCGGGGCGGTCCCCAGCGAGGATCTGATCTCCTGATGCGGGTCTCGGTCTCTCTTCGCGATGCGGTCTTTGGAATAGACCGGGACATCAGGGTGATGCATGCCGAGCCATGCCCTGCCTGTGACGGCAGTGGAAGCGCCAACAAGCGGGTGAAGACCTGTGCACGATGCGGAGGGAGCGGTCAGATGCGATCTGTCAGCCAGTCGCTCTTTGGCCAGTTCGTCAGGATGACCACCTGTACAGAATGTGGCGGACGAGGAAAGATTCCTGAGGAGACCTGCACCTCATGTAGCGGAAGTGGCCATACACAGGTTCAGAGGACGGTGACAGTCCATATTCCGGCTGGTGTCGAGACAGGAATGCGCCTGAAGATGGACGGGTACGGCGAGGCAGGCGACTTTGGTGCACCAGCCGGGGATCTCTATATTGAGATACTGGTGGAGCCGGATACACGGTTTGACCGGAAGGGAGATAATCTTGAGACCGGGGTTGAAGTCTCACCGGCACAGGCAGCCCTTGGATCGGAGGTCGAGATCGAGACGATCGACAGCCGGAAGGTAAGCCTGAAGATCCCACCGGGTATCCAGTATGGAACCGCACTCCGAATCCCAGGGGAGGGTGTCCGGCGGCGGGGCAGGCCCGGGGACCTCCTCGTCCGGGTCGTTGTGGTGACCCCAAAGAGCCTCGATGGCGATCTCAGAGAGCTTTATGAGAAGATCCGTGAGATCGAGATTGGAGCAGAGGGGAAGGGATCCACCTCGAAGACGAAGAAGGGCTTCTTTGAGAAGGTAATGGGGCGATGA